The Tripterygium wilfordii isolate XIE 37 chromosome 1, ASM1340144v1, whole genome shotgun sequence sequence tactgcatatatatatatatatatatgtatgtagttttaatttatttacaaTTTTTGCGCCTCGTTTCACTCAGGCGCTTGCCTTAGTGAGCTTTGAACCTCAACACGTGAGGGGACCCTTGTGCCTTGAGTGCGCTAGTACTTTTAACAACACCGGTCACATGCTTGGGAACAAGATTTGTTTTGCGGCAGAGCTGAACAACTTATGCAATATGTTAGATGTATGACTTTTGGGCTATGTAGgttgttttgcttttctttgATAGTTCCTTTAACCTCAAATAACAATACAGGTTGCTAGATGTGATTTCAAAGTTGGGCCTACAAAAAGCTTCAGTCTTACGACACCTGTCTCTCGTGATTCAGCCAATTCTTGAGAAGGGAATAGTGGACCATTCTATTATACACAGGGTGCTCATAGAGTACTTGACCATAGCCGATAAGGTGTTTTGAAAACTTAATGTATTTATTCTTTAAaatttttaagaattttttgGAAACATTTTCTTTCCCTTAACTTTTATTCTTTCtctaaattttctttcttgaaaGTCCTCTGCCACGGAGGTAATTCAGCAGTTGTCAGGTCCGCTTCTTGTTCGAATGATCCATACCAGAGATGGATCTAGGCTTGGGATGCTATGTGTCAAGCATGGGAGTGCTAAGGTTTGTTTTAGCTCGCATATTATATATCTAGAAGATGTGAAAATAAGTTCCTTTTtcgtcatttttcattttttccccaTTTAAGCTTACATGAGCTCTACAGGTTGTTGACTCGCAAGTTTTTGGTGTTGTTTCTTATTCTAGGAACGAAAGAAGATTATCAAAGGAATGAAAAGCCATGTCAGCAAGATAGCTCATGATCAGTATGGGAGTATGGTAagaattttttcttaaaaaaagttCATTTTCTGTCCACTCTCTTGCCTAGATACTCTGCTGCTAACCATGACATGAGTTACTGTTAGGTCCCGAACTTGCCTTCTGTCTTGTATTTCGTGAATCTCCTATtatccattattttttattttatgtggaATATTATATTGTTGTCTAGTTCTTTCATGGTTCCCTGTGTATCAAGTGAACGACTATTTGTTCAACTACCAGTATACTTGGAATAGTTAAGTTTACCGGTCTACCAAAATGTGACAGGCTCTCTTCCTTTCACGAAATATTTTGAAACTTATTTGTCTCAGATGCTGCATGGATTCTGGTGGTTCTCTTGTTATTTTCGTCCTTGACCTGTAAGATTGTTTTTGAGCACTTTTGGTTCGGTTCACCATACGAGTGCAGTATGTGAGCATGCTTGTAACTTTTGGTTTCAAGACAAGGCATGAAAGCAGTAGGAGTATCAAGCTTAATTGCTACATGCAGATAAAGTTCAATAGAAGTCCATTAACTTCAAAAACTATAGGATATCATATTTTCAGCTGACCATCAATAAGTCTTATTTTTCTGACACAAGAGTTTAGCCTTTCTATCAAGTAGAAAACATGATGGAGGATCTACTTCTCAGTATACTTGTCTGTGGACTTTAAGACTGAAATCATAACCATAAGAACATTTACTTTCCTTTGACCTGCGTGTTATAGTCAATTGTCATTTTTTATAGTTACATCTTTTGATACACGTTGAAGTTGGAGAGAACAATGACTTGAGATTAATAGATTTAAGACCATTAAGAAATGGATATTATTATCTCCTTTTTTCCCCTATCCGGCTATTCTGATGTGGTTCATTATTTTGTCtcaattttttcattttataagAGAAATATGATGATAGATGTCAATTCTGtgtgattcttctcttttttttttctttgctacACAAAGGTTCATTTTGTTTCATTACTATTCAGGTACTTGTCTGCATAATTTCAACTGTTGATGACACAAAACTTGTAACCAAGGTTTGTTCATTTATTTGTGCTGCACAAAATAATAGTGTGAATTGTTGTTCTGTTGTATTTGTTTTAGTATTgctttttgatgatttttcttaATCGATTTTTCCTGTTTGTAGATTGTGCTTCGTGAGCTTCAAACAATTTTGAAGGAGCTTGTTTTCAACAAGGTTTATATATATGCTGTACTTTGCATGCCGAGACTACCTCCCCCCTCTTCTCCTTCCCTTAAAAGAACAAGGAGGGAGCGGCGGGCTTGTGCATGTTCTATTCTGTCTGATGGTTGTCTAATTATTAGCTTTACCCCTCTTTTATTAACCTCCTAAGCAGTACTTTCCCCATTTGTATGTTTCAGAACGGAAGGCGTGTGCTACTGCAGTTACTGTATCCAAATTGTTCACGCTATCTAAGTCCTGATGATATGGCTTCGCTCGATTCAGCCATTCCTACTCTATGTGCCAAGGTAGTGAAatctttttctaattttctgtAGAACCGTCTTAAACTTTTGATTCCATGCTAGAACGTAacataaatgtaaaataatttgTTCTTGTTAGGGCGAGTTTGAAGTAAACTCTGAGGCAAAGTCTTCAAATGACGAAGAATCTAGTGACAAGGATGAAACCATCCCTGACAGTACAGTCATCGAGGCCGATGATGGTACAGGTCTTGCAGATAAGGTTCAATCAGTCGAAGGCGGGAAAAAAGATCCTTCCTTGAGAAGGAAAGAGTTGTTGGTTGACAGTGGATTTGCTGAGGTATGttgccttttttctttttgtggacTTCTCAATGTATAGCTttaattttgcaattttttttttcattttccatttttttttcctgtctgTGAATCTTTTCCTGTCATCCCTTTTATGCAGAATCTCATTGAAATATGCATCGAGCACGCAGGAGAATTACTTAGGTCAAATTTCGGCAAAGAAGTCTTATATGAGGTAGCCAGTCCAATTTTTGCTGATATTTCTCTTTGATGAAGTTTCTTTGGTCAAAATTTGTATCTAATGTTTGCTTTTCTGAGAAATTGTGAGACTATCATCTGAAAATTCATTTGGGttgttttttcccttcaaaatcTATATTTGATACTTACTAGTCATTTTAGTCAACTTCAAATCTTTACACAAAAGATGCTAAGCTATCCTTGGAACTTGTCACAGCCTTAAGCTAGCAAATCACTTCCTTATATTTATCTTGGTGTGCATACAGGTTGCAGTTGGGGGTTCTAATGGCGTTCTTCGCCCAGCTTTAGATGACAAGTTGAACACCTTGCATAAAGCTATATCATCTCTCGCAGCAGAGTCTAAATCTGAAGACTCAGAGGAGGAGCATGtccttgaaaattttcattcaagTCGGACCATAAGAAAACTAGTTTTGGATTGCCCCAACTTTGCTTCCACTCTGTGGAAGACAGCTCTGGAAGGAAAATGTGAATTGTGGGCCCAAGGTCACAGGTAGTATCCATTTGCTTACTTTCTATGATTTGATGCGTTTACTTAACGCACTGAAAACCATTGAGtctttaatattttatattctTTTTGCTTGCTCCACTGCAGTTGCAAAGTAGTAGCAGCATTTCTGGAATCCACACATCCTGAAGTCCAGAAATTAGCAAGAAAAGAGCTGCAGCCACTGGTAGATGGTGGAACTCTTAAAATCTCTGAAACCAAGAAAGCAACTAACCAAGGTTAACTGGTTTGCATACAGCCATACACAAATGACGAGACACAAGAGCGCATGATATCAGGTGGACGTGGTTGAACTCTCTTTCTTTATTTGGAAAAATTTTGTGTAATATGAACATAGCTCTTGATATAGGCTGACATGAGATTTAGAAGTACACATGGCGTTCTTTTAGTTAGTAATTTTGAAGGGAAATACATATGACGTGACGTTCAGTGTCAAGGGTATGGtgtctatcttttttttttgggcaggTATGGTGTCTATCTACATCACCTGATATATTAGTAATGTATCTCAATTTTGATCAAAATTTTTCATATGAAAGGATTTTTATTTCCTTGAGCTCCTTTCGCCTTCTTATTGCAATCACCTTTGCTTTTGCAATTAATTATTTCTGCTTCCTTTGCATAAAGTTCTGTATCATTGCAATACTATACGAGTATTTGAATGCTGGTGAGGTGCAGTGCAGCAGACACAGTATTGAATGATACTGAAAATGCTACTTATTAATCAAATGTGACATCGGTACACTATGAATAGATAAAAGCAGATTTACTCTTGAACATTGTTATTTCTGATCTGATCTCAAAGATAGGAGAGTCGAATCTTCGTCTCCCCTGTTCGTAGTTAAGGGAATTTCCTCTCTGCAAGAAGCAACAGTGCTCTGGCTTTCTGTAAATCCGGTTACGAAGATGTGGATAGCCTTGGAATAGATAGTCAGATGGATCAAATATTGGGGTTTCTCTTCTTGTCTTATGTTGAGTATTGCTGCGGAAGAGATATTCTGGGGATCCAAAGACGGGGGATTCTATCCTCGATCCCATGTTAGTTCTCAAACAATTCTCTATGACTCTGGCTTCCTCTTTAAATCTATCTCTGATGTCTTTGAAACTTTGCAGAATTCTGCTGGATCTCGACCAGGCTGTAGGATTCCGTGCTTTGGGTACCGACGGGGAGGAATTTCTTGGAGAGTTGCCATTGGAATAAGGAATTCGGTTGCACTCCGGGCAGAAGTTTTTCAGCCTTTGCaagtcaaaagctcttctcttGGCATTGTCAGAAAGACAAACAGATGCCTGCAAGTCATGAGGTGATGTAATCAAACTGGGATTCTTGAATGGAACAACTGATTTCCTTGAGAAGGTAAAATCTCTAAAAATAAAGTAGACGGTGACCTTCATTTTGATGATACAGCTAGTCCACTTCAAATTAGCACACTTCCCACCTAACATGAGATGCTGTTGGTGGAATCATAGATGGTCCTAACCATATTCTGTTTCAAATTTAATGGTGTGAGTTCCCTTTTCATGTCTTGTTCACATGGGAATTGTGTACGACACCATGGCAACCATTGCGATATTGCATCTGAGACTGTAACAACCTAGTTCTCCGCACTAATAACATTTTGTTCGCTTTGGATCATAACATACTGGCATGCACGGTTTGATCTTTCTAGGACTAGCACCAACTCATACAGcgtttgttactagtttgaaatTTTGACCTATTGTATTATCTGTTTCACATATTCCCTTGGACGATGTGGGATGATAGACTTAGCTCCATTGCCACTCGATAGCTTGCCTAACACCACCAACCTTGACACACTTAAAAGGCTATTGGTCCCGACTACTCGAGTCGGGTGCTGTAGAAAGTAATTTCTTTTTGAATTCATTATTCATTCCATTGCTAATGTCCTTACATTGTATGTTCATTTGATTTGTGTGCATTTGGATGAACATTGTTGTTCAGTTGTTCAATCTACGCTTATATTCCAAGGACTAGCCAGAAAATATAATGCACGACGTGATCTAACCTGGGAGACAAGCTTGAAGGCAATCTCAGCCTTGGGATGCTTATTCTTATCTGGATGAAGTTGCAAAGCTGTACATAGACAGAAGAACCATCACCAAACGGGTACAAGAAGAGAAATCCAACACCAATATATCAAGCCTACCAAGTTTATGATATCGCTTTCTTATAACGGCTACTCCTGCATTCTCTCCCACCTGCAAATCCAAAACCCGGAAAAGGGTgatgaaaaaaaagataaagaatcTCAGGAAAAAAAGGCATTGCCCTGAACAACATTCAAGATGGAAAGAGAACCCAGAAAGACATACTCCAAGAAGGCTGTACCAATCGATGAAATCCGATCTACCCGAATCGCCATATTCCCTATGAGCACATCCGATGGAAGCAGTGGAAATGGAGCAAATCTGAGAGACCAATTGGGATTTGATATCTGATCCTTCTTGTGCCACTCTCCCCATTTCCAGTATCCAGAGTTTGGAAAGAGAATTGAGAGAGAACCGTGCAAATTCGGTAGCCAAGAAACAGAAGAAGACAACGTGAGATGTATAAAGTGTTGGGATTTTTGGGTTAAaaggagaggaggaggaggaggagaagtagTAATGGCGAGGTTGAGCGGTTAAGAAAAAAGGGCATAGGTTTGGGGGAGAGATTTTTGAAAGTGGATCAGTTGGTGGGAAGAGGAAATGAGTCAGAGAAATGGAGAGATTAACGTTAATCTTGCCACGTGGTTTCTACTTGGCCCTTTAGTTTAGGGTTCAAATTTACAagtaaaaaactaataaaataaaatccaatTAATTTTTAACATcgttttaaataatatttttggctGGTCTCGACTTGGGGCCAACGTGCTAATTAATTAAGCGCTAAATTTATAAGATAATACATCATAGAAAAATCTTTGAACGTCCACATactattattataaattaataataatttcccGATATGTTAATACATatgatgtgattattatttcttCTCATGACATCTCTAACTTTTCGTCACCCCATTAGATGATATGGTGTGTTGTTCTGTAACTGTAATAAGAATGATTCAATATCATCGTTACCAGTTACCCACCTTGAGTGTTTCTTTTCGCAAATCTTAAGCTTTTGTGCATCTTGGTCATTTCCTATGACGCTCTCAATAATCTCCTCGTCGGTCCGCATCTCTCAAGTTGTGTCGTTTTCACTTGGGGAAGTTGAATAGGTAAGACATGACATGAGGGTTCTTGACTTATCTAAAGTACTGTTTGGCTATAGACACCTTGAGCATTATGCTATCATAATTTCACCAAGTGTACGATACCATCTACTGAATTTATTTCAATGAGAAACTCCACGTGAAGTCTTAATATGTCCCCACGCAAATAATGCCCAGTTTGAAACTCGTCCAGGAAAAAAGCAGGTCttgttctttttctcttttttcctttcaatgatTCCTCCTTgccaaaaaattgaaattttgtaAGTATTCCCCCCAACAGCTCCAGGTAAACGAGTCAATCGGAGTAGTTGATTTCAAAATCCAATGCCAAAAATCATggaataataattaaatatagGCTGGattatcaaatcaaattaaaggcTAGCTAGCTTCAAACCCCATGCAGCAAAAGTCTTATTTTCGTTTGTAAAATCAAGGTTTTGGCTTAACCAATGCAGCTTCCCCCAAAAAACATATAATTTTATGTTGGTTTCTGTTTGGCAGTATGTAGTGTAGGGTTTCTAACTATTTGTGGGTCGCTAGATCATGCGAAAGTGTGATGTCTTGGGATTTAGGGGCCCAAGGTTGAACAATTCCCCACATAACTTGTACGTAGTACTACATACAAGTTACTCTATAGTAAATCATTATGGAACGTACCGCTCgagttttgaaaatttaaatggttttttttaaatgattatgGAACTATTTTGGTATATGATATCTCTTAAATGAAATAGTTTTGGTATttcttaattaaaattttacgAAACTCTTTGTGATCCGAATAATGTTACATCCACCCAAAAAAAGACTCACAATTTACCCTCAAATTTATGTTGCATGTGAAATAGTCATTAATTATATAAACACATGTAGATCCCACTTAACGTCCAACACTTCACACTAATTGAACATTAATGGGGGTCACATTTTGAGTTTTAAGTATG is a genomic window containing:
- the LOC120004157 gene encoding pumilio homolog 24-like, whose product is MAAKNQLGDKARKRKHIAGANKMGPGASPYKKPKVDGSNTRTPPNKVSKKPFKPSKPPIRANFDNSRDDKAPLTKREGRLKAKELAEARKKKRKRHYNLEQELASLWERMRVRNIAKEDRSKLITEALQKMKGKITEIAGSHVSSRVLQTCVKYCLQSEKDGVFEELRQHFLTLACNTYAVHLVKKMIDNASKKQLAGFISSLRGHVASLLRHMVGSVVIEHAYQLGNATQRQELLMELYSTELQLFKDLAIMKESRLLDVISKLGLQKASVLRHLSLVIQPILEKGIVDHSIIHRVLIEYLTIADKSSATEVIQQLSGPLLVRMIHTRDGSRLGMLCVKHGSAKERKKIIKGMKSHVSKIAHDQYGSMVLVCIISTVDDTKLVTKIVLRELQTILKELVFNKNGRRVLLQLLYPNCSRYLSPDDMASLDSAIPTLCAKGEFEVNSEAKSSNDEESSDKDETIPDSTVIEADDGTGLADKVQSVEGGKKDPSLRRKELLVDSGFAENLIEICIEHAGELLRSNFGKEVLYEVAVGGSNGVLRPALDDKLNTLHKAISSLAAESKSEDSEEEHVLENFHSSRTIRKLVLDCPNFASTLWKTALEGKCELWAQGHSCKVVAAFLESTHPEVQKLARKELQPLVDGGTLKISETKKATNQG
- the LOC120004168 gene encoding chaperone protein DnaJ 2; its protein translation is MGRVAQEGSDIKSQLVSQICSISTASIGCAHREYGDSGRSDFIDWYSLLGVGENAGVAVIRKRYHKLALQLHPDKNKHPKAEIAFKLVSQASVCLSDNAKRRAFDLQRLKNFCPECNRIPYSNGNSPRNSSPSVPKARNPTAWSRSSRILQSFKDIRDRFKEEARVIENCLRTNMGSRIESPVFGSPEYLFRSNTQHKTRRETPIFDPSDYLFQGYPHLRNRIYRKPEHCCFLQRGNSLNYEQGRRRFDSPIFEIRSEITMFKSKSAFIYS